A region of Plutella xylostella chromosome 29, ilPluXylo3.1, whole genome shotgun sequence DNA encodes the following proteins:
- the LOC105382163 gene encoding exonuclease 1 produces the protein MGITGLIPFLEKASRRANVDEFSGCTVAIDSYCWLHKGAFACADKIVRGEETDIHIKYCLKYVTMLLSKNIKPILVFDGRHLPAKAMTEAKRRESRDISKKRAAELLSLGQIDEARSFMRRGVDITHAMALSLIKECRRRNVDCIVAPYEADSQLAYLNVKNVAQLVITEDSDLILFGCTKVLFKMDLDGNGTLVDTSRLPLVMRCPIERYSFDRFRQMCIMSGCDYLASLPGIGLAKARQFVVATQDSNFANALKKLPSFFNKSSLTVTDEYRAAFLQAEATFKHQYVYDPLERTMRRLTETDDEDTEKALCCNAGELLEPDVAFQLALGNLDPFSLRTVDDWHPDRRPTVRTFYLCFSWHDDDDDDDPASHASIWDPGFSVYLTEDRPWAKKEKKPEPIIAVPKTRARKKVVNMVPKYVAETQDESLSIETLSSMYCVEPKSKKQKFEDTKNTQSLDSQEEVNPHDKAMLEDNTQNLDPPRLKEKSPILENKERSFAKCMKSANSQVLKKLSRFPRTVLDDNIVESKFFSPPSSCSNTASSSPISICIEESPEKKLEHKVFEIDTQCSEIPDSQPDSGFETLSSSQKENSPENSPVKITRSPILEPSPRTRNPFRVKPLEELKNPILDTEVSVIEDTCSFESLVVPVDPTELAFGSSSPDPVTATWRSKEDSPLAPHPAPPAPHPAIKKKLTCKADALKRPANQPTLLSMFGFQKRPTLKK, from the exons ATGGGTATTACAGGTTTGATTCCCTTCCTGGAGAAGGCATCAAGACGAGCCAATGTTGACGAGTTCAGTGGATGTACTGTGGCCATAGATTCCTACTGCTGGCTCCATAAGGGAGCCTTCGCCTGTGCCGATAAAATAGTGCGTGGAGAAGAAACAGACAT ACATATCAAATATTGCTTGAAGTATGTCACGATGCTGCTCTCCAAGAACATTAAGCCTATTCTGGTGTTTGATGGAAGACATCTGCCGGCCAAAGCAATGACTGAAGCTAAAAGGAGAGA GTCCAGAGATATATCTAAGAAGAGAGCTGCAGAACTATTGAGTCTTGGCCAG ATAGATGAGGCCCGTTCCTTCATGCGTCGCGGCGTGGACATTACGCACGCGATGGCACTCAGCCTCATCAAGGAGTGTCGGCGCCGCAACGTGGACTGTATTGTGGCCCCGTACGAGGCCGACTCGCAGCTCGCCTACCTGAATGTCAAGAATGTAGCCCAGCTGGTCATCACTGAGGACTCGGACTTGATACTGTTTGGGTGTACTAAG GTGCTATTCAAGATGGACCTAGATGGCAATGGCACCCTCGTGGACACGTCGCGGCTGCCGCTCGTGATGCGCTGCCCCATCGAGAGATACTCGTTCGACAG ATTCCGTCAGATGTGCATAATGTCGGGGTGCGACTACCTGGCGTCGCTGCCCGGCATCGGGCTGGCCAAGGCGAGGCAGTTCGTCGTCGCCACACAAGACTCTAATTTCGCTAAT GCTCTCAAGAAGCTGCCCTCATTCTTCAACAAGTCCTCCCTGACGGTGACGGACGAGTACCGCGCCGCCTTCCTGCAGGCGGAGGCCACGTTCAAGCACCAGTATGTGTATGATCCACTGGAGAGGACCATGAGGAGGCTCACTGAGACTGATGATGAAG ACACAGAGAAGGCGCTATGCTGCAACGCGGGTGAACTGCTAGAGCCGGACGTGGCATTTCAACTGGCGCTCGGCAACCTCGACCCCTTCTCACTGCGGACTGTCGACGACTGGCACCCCGACCGGAGACCCACTGTGAGaacgttttatttatgtttttcatggcatgatgatgatgatgatgatgac CCCGCCTCACACGCCAGCATATGGGACCCTGGGTTCAGTGTCTACCTGACTGAAGATAGACCCTGGGCGAAAAAGGAGAAGAAACCCGAGCCCATCATAGCCGTTCCGAAGACTAGAGCACGGAAGAAAGTGGTCAATATGGTGCCCAAGTATGTTGCTGAGACTCAGGATGAGAG CCTTTCAATAGAAACACTAAGCAGCATGTACTGCGTAGAACCTAAATCCAAGAAGCAGAAGTTTGAAGATACCAAGAATACCCAAAGCTTAGATTCCCAAGAAGAAGTGAACCCTCACGATAAAGCCATGCTCGAAGACAATACCCAAAACCTTGACCCACCAAGACTGAAGGAGAAATCTCCTATACTAGAGAATAAGGAAAGGTCCTTTGCTAAATGTATGAAATCGGCAAACAGTCAAGTGTTAAAGAAGCTAAGTAGGTTTCCACGGACAGTTCTAGATGACAATATAGTTGAATCCAAGTTCTTCAGTCCTCCATCCAGTTGTAGTAATACAGCCAGCAGTAGCCCAATAAGTATTTGCATTGAAGAGTCTCCAGAGAAGAAACTAGAACATAAAGTATTTGAAATTGATACTCAATGTTCTGAGATCCCGGACTCTCAGCCCGACAGTGGGTTTGAGACATTATCCAGCTCACAGAAAGAGAATTCTCCAGAAAACAGCCCTGTTAAGATCACTAGGAGCCCTATTCTGGAGCCCAGTCCTCGAACTAGGAATCCATTCAGGGTGAAGCCTTTGGAAGAACTGAAAAATCCGATTCTGGACACTGAAGTGTCAGTCATAGAGGATACTTGCTCGTTCGAGAGTTTGGTTGTGCCTGTTGATCCTACTGAG